The proteins below are encoded in one region of Borrelia duttonii Ly:
- the murF gene encoding UDP-N-acetylmuramoyl-tripeptide--D-alanyl-D-alanine ligase gives MHIKIKDILDSLKDVKFIGDVSNVQKIVSFYSLDSREINVENSEVSLYFAYKGDRVDGFFFVKYLIDIGVKCFVCSKDRELLCIEYLKKDKDLIFLLTTNVVTCLQNLAAHFIKKTRFKRIAITGSNGKTTTKEMLYSILSERYKTCKTWGNLNSDIGLPLSILRTKGDEEYAVFEVGISYVGEMNIIAEILNPEIVIVTNVSYAHMQAFEDLKIVAYEKSKIITKDTKMLILNESCPQHVYLEEIAKSVNPNINIFYFEFHNLQIRSFSFVNDKFSYDFTYKGCDYSILLPGKHNICNAISCINLALFLGLSENEIRNGLLHADFQKGRAELVRIKDYLVLNDSYNGNLSSFMALKEMILDLEIKDRKIIVLGSFKELGKFAYEVHKTAIEEVVLMNFDKVFLIGEEFQAVKRVDSLSSNSCLFYFNNFESFIDCFVNALESGCFIAIKGSRTNRLERVLDYL, from the coding sequence GTGCATATAAAAATTAAAGATATTTTAGATTCTCTAAAGGATGTTAAATTTATTGGTGATGTTAGTAATGTGCAAAAAATTGTATCATTTTATTCACTAGATAGTCGTGAGATAAATGTAGAGAATAGTGAAGTTAGTCTTTATTTTGCTTATAAAGGTGATAGGGTAGATGGATTTTTTTTTGTTAAATATTTAATTGATATTGGTGTTAAATGTTTTGTATGTTCTAAAGATCGGGAACTTTTGTGTATTGAATATTTAAAAAAAGATAAGGATTTAATTTTTTTGCTAACTACTAATGTTGTAACTTGTCTTCAAAATTTAGCAGCTCACTTTATTAAAAAAACACGTTTTAAAAGAATAGCTATTACAGGTAGTAATGGAAAGACTACAACGAAAGAGATGCTTTACAGTATATTGTCAGAGAGATATAAAACTTGCAAAACTTGGGGAAATTTAAATTCAGATATTGGATTGCCTTTGAGTATTTTAAGAACCAAAGGAGATGAAGAGTATGCTGTTTTTGAAGTAGGAATTAGTTATGTTGGAGAGATGAATATCATTGCTGAGATATTAAATCCTGAAATTGTTATTGTAACAAATGTTAGTTATGCTCATATGCAAGCTTTTGAGGATTTAAAAATTGTTGCTTATGAGAAGAGTAAAATTATTACAAAAGATACCAAAATGTTAATTTTAAATGAAAGTTGTCCTCAGCATGTATATCTAGAAGAAATAGCCAAATCTGTAAACCCAAATATCAATATCTTTTATTTTGAATTTCATAATCTTCAAATTAGATCATTTTCATTTGTAAATGATAAATTTTCTTATGATTTTACTTATAAAGGATGTGATTATTCCATTTTATTACCCGGGAAACATAATATTTGCAATGCAATATCTTGTATTAATTTAGCTTTATTTCTTGGACTAAGTGAAAATGAAATTCGTAATGGTTTGTTACATGCTGATTTTCAAAAGGGTAGAGCAGAACTTGTAAGAATAAAAGATTATTTGGTTTTAAATGATTCTTATAATGGTAATTTAAGCTCATTTATGGCTTTGAAAGAAATGATTTTAGATCTTGAGATTAAAGATAGAAAAATCATTGTTCTTGGGTCTTTTAAAGAACTTGGAAAATTTGCATATGAGGTTCATAAAACAGCTATAGAAGAAGTTGTTTTAATGAATTTTGATAAGGTTTTTTTAATTGGTGAAGAATTTCAAGCAGTTAAGAGAGTTGATAGTCTATCCTCAAATAGTTGTTTATTTTATTTTAATAATTTTGAGAGTTTTATTGATTGTTTTGTAAATGCTTTAGAATCAGGGTGTTTTATTGCGATTAAAGGGTCAAGGACAAATAGACTTGAGAGAGTGCTTGACTATCTTTGA
- the rsmH gene encoding 16S rRNA (cytosine(1402)-N(4))-methyltransferase RsmH: MGDIFHIPVLLEDVINLVETIYLDDGFVFVDCTLGEGGHSKAVLSKYQNINVIGIERDDVVLNRAKESLVEFSKRISYSNTWFDDFFCKYSLHRRFNFILADLGISMFHYKVGGRGFSFLEDEKLDMRLFPSDGGISAYDIVNTFDKEMLENLIYELGGEYYSRRIVKAILEYRKINKIQTSRELQRIICKAYPNVKFKINPATKTFQALRIYVNDELDRLKRSLPLWIANLSKNGILAIITFHSLEDKIVKEFFKGLTKDQYCILTKKPITSSFKEKQYNNASRSAKLRAVKKLYE, from the coding sequence ATGGGTGACATTTTTCATATTCCTGTGCTTCTTGAGGATGTTATTAATCTTGTAGAAACTATATATTTAGATGATGGATTTGTTTTTGTTGATTGTACTCTTGGAGAAGGTGGTCATTCAAAAGCTGTACTTAGTAAATATCAAAATATTAATGTTATTGGAATTGAAAGAGATGATGTTGTTTTGAATAGGGCAAAAGAATCTCTTGTAGAATTTAGTAAAAGAATTTCCTATTCTAATACTTGGTTTGATGATTTTTTTTGTAAATATTCTTTACATCGTCGATTTAATTTTATTTTAGCTGATCTTGGTATTTCTATGTTTCATTACAAAGTTGGTGGTAGAGGATTTTCTTTTTTGGAAGATGAAAAATTAGATATGAGGCTTTTTCCTTCTGATGGGGGTATTAGTGCTTATGATATTGTTAATACTTTTGATAAAGAAATGCTTGAAAATTTGATTTATGAATTGGGTGGTGAATATTATTCTAGGAGAATTGTTAAGGCTATCTTAGAGTATAGAAAAATTAATAAGATTCAAACCTCAAGAGAACTCCAGAGAATAATTTGTAAAGCGTATCCTAATGTAAAATTTAAAATAAATCCAGCAACAAAAACTTTCCAAGCATTAAGAATTTATGTTAATGATGAGTTGGATCGTTTAAAGAGAAGTTTGCCATTATGGATAGCAAATTTGTCAAAGAATGGAATTTTGGCCATTATTACATTTCATTCTTTGGAAGATAAAATTGTAAAAGAATTTTTTAAAGGTTTGACTAAAGATCAGTATTGCATACTTACTAAAAAACCTATAACCTCAAGTTTTAAAGAAAAACAGTACAATAATGCATCAAGAAGTGCTAAGCTAAGGGCTGTAAAAAAATTATATGAGTAA
- a CDS encoding DNA repair protein RecN, whose product MGLFAFEDESDNIRGILLLSLFYYLFGYKIKHDVISNEGCRDVLVAKFQASDEFRRCLFFRGILVKDLKTIIFDFVNVIVGHYYVNDKPISIFVLNSIFNMEFKICFQNWEYLFLKNILDCLNILNDYVNLNIKLETYKLEFKSYIRCLNSYYGFILKQKLYGDNIEKYEKTIKNELKSYKSIYNSILNLRNVLNLDDNVCCLREIIKVICDAEYFLKVNICYFEFENCFKNFYYELEDIGHDYSGVCLGKACDENELELVDRRLYFFPCLNKKYGPNFKNVIVLVNKYSEIINLLLNIATFKLANEQKLNVLFENLQKLSFGISNIIKTVALKFASGVIEIFHKFNMRDVKFFVSVFEGKMNLAAVGDLKFFISNYIALKVQSIMYRVASVGEILKTILTIQSVQSIDDNHIIVNGIDYAIESKFNVTLGKYLKSLSQNMHIFIVTYLTNIANFLYFSKEKCIKREFVLKEVSLLFAYESVLGIVRMLYGNISNINFGYVVVF is encoded by the coding sequence GTGGGATTATTTGCATTTGAGGATGAATCTGATAATATCAGGGGTATATTGTTGTTGTCTTTATTTTATTATTTATTTGGTTACAAAATTAAACATGATGTAATTTCTAATGAAGGATGTAGAGATGTTTTAGTTGCTAAATTTCAAGCAAGTGATGAGTTTAGACGTTGTTTATTTTTTAGGGGAATTTTGGTCAAAGATTTAAAAACAATAATATTTGATTTTGTAAATGTCATTGTGGGTCATTATTATGTCAATGACAAGCCAATTTCTATTTTCGTATTAAATTCGATTTTTAATATGGAATTTAAAATTTGTTTTCAAAATTGGGAATATTTATTTTTAAAAAATATTTTAGATTGTCTTAATATTTTGAATGATTATGTTAATTTAAATATTAAATTAGAAACATATAAATTAGAGTTTAAATCGTATATTAGGTGTTTAAATAGTTATTATGGTTTTATTTTAAAACAAAAATTGTATGGTGATAATATAGAGAAATATGAAAAAACAATTAAAAATGAACTTAAAAGTTACAAATCTATATATAATTCAATCTTAAATTTAAGAAATGTTTTAAACTTGGATGATAATGTTTGTTGTTTAAGAGAGATAATAAAGGTGATTTGTGATGCTGAGTATTTTTTAAAAGTAAATATTTGTTATTTTGAATTTGAAAATTGTTTTAAAAATTTTTACTATGAACTTGAGGATATTGGTCACGATTATAGTGGAGTTTGTCTTGGAAAAGCTTGTGATGAAAATGAGCTTGAATTAGTAGATAGACGTTTATATTTTTTTCCTTGTCTTAATAAAAAATATGGACCAAATTTTAAAAATGTTATAGTGTTAGTAAATAAGTATAGTGAGATTATTAATTTGTTGCTTAATATTGCAACATTTAAATTAGCTAATGAGCAAAAATTAAATGTTTTGTTTGAAAATTTGCAAAAATTATCATTTGGTATTTCAAATATTATAAAAACAGTTGCTTTAAAATTTGCATCGGGAGTAATTGAGATTTTTCATAAATTTAATATGAGGGATGTAAAATTCTTTGTATCAGTATTTGAAGGTAAAATGAATTTGGCAGCTGTAGGTGATTTAAAGTTTTTTATTTCTAATTATATTGCTTTAAAAGTGCAATCAATAATGTATAGAGTTGCATCTGTAGGGGAGATTTTAAAAACAATATTGACTATTCAGAGTGTTCAAAGCATTGATGATAATCATATAATAGTTAATGGTATTGATTATGCTATAGAGAGTAAGTTTAATGTAACTTTGGGTAAATATTTGAAAAGTTTATCGCAAAATATGCATATATTTATTGTCACTTATCTTACTAATATTGCAAACTTTTTATATTTTAGTAAAGAAAAGTGTATTAAAAGAGAATTTGTGCTTAAGGAGGTGTCTTTGTTGTTTGCCTATGAGAGTGTTTTAGGAATTGTTAGAATGCTTTATGGTAATATTAGTAATATTAATTTTGGGTATGTAGTAGTCTTTTAA
- a CDS encoding NAD(+)/NADH kinase, translating into MSSKVLIYVNYSNLDAEVLACEIQRYLEFKYGVLSLFAGMNKSLCDISNKDNLIFAITLGGDGTVLLASSLLLKNDIDIPIISINLGKVGFLADIKPRDFKDVIDKFFNNSLVIHKKYLLCISAYEDGNNLFTKYALNDVIIRSSILNKLIYVNLKVNSEDFLSYKSDGIIFATPTGSTGYSFSAGGAILESDLKAFILTPISPHSVYNRSFIFSSKSKLSLAFQKGYTLNSASIFVDGVNIGTFGVNIVFELKLDNKSLRFASFCTDTFVRRLKNKLL; encoded by the coding sequence ATGAGTAGTAAAGTTTTAATTTACGTAAATTATTCAAATTTAGATGCTGAAGTTCTTGCTTGTGAGATACAAAGATATTTGGAGTTTAAGTATGGTGTTTTAAGTTTATTTGCAGGAATGAATAAATCTTTATGTGATATATCAAATAAAGATAATTTGATTTTTGCAATAACTTTGGGTGGAGATGGTACTGTTTTATTAGCCAGTAGTTTACTTTTAAAGAATGATATTGATATTCCTATTATTTCAATCAATTTGGGTAAAGTAGGATTTTTGGCAGATATAAAGCCTAGAGACTTTAAAGATGTGATAGATAAGTTTTTTAATAATTCTTTAGTGATTCATAAAAAATATTTACTTTGTATTAGTGCTTATGAAGATGGAAATAATTTATTTACTAAATATGCTTTAAATGATGTGATTATTCGTTCTAGTATTTTAAATAAATTGATTTATGTAAATCTTAAAGTTAATTCAGAAGATTTTCTTTCGTATAAGAGTGATGGAATAATATTTGCAACTCCAACAGGATCAACTGGGTATTCTTTTTCAGCGGGAGGAGCTATTTTAGAATCTGATCTTAAGGCTTTCATTTTAACACCCATTTCACCGCATTCTGTTTATAATCGTTCTTTTATTTTTTCAAGTAAAAGTAAACTGTCACTTGCGTTTCAAAAAGGGTATACATTAAATTCTGCATCAATTTTTGTTGATGGTGTTAATATTGGTACATTTGGGGTTAATATTGTTTTTGAGTTAAAACTTGATAATAAAAGTTTACGTTTTGCATCCTTTTGTACGGATACTTTTGTTAGAAGACTGAAAAATAAGTTATTATAG
- a CDS encoding chemotaxis protein CheW, with protein sequence MFIKDKIMEKKSHLQVACFKIGKESYGVSIEHIREVIKVPLEGVYAIPNVPDYITGIYNLRGNVIPLINLNIRFNIPSVYATEEDKLLVGYLIVNIQNKLLGIFVDKVLKVISFDVSRIQEPPATLQTFDKKYISGVVKIEKEENFESEYLILIDIERIFDKGEFEKIPYKENNE encoded by the coding sequence ATGTTTATAAAGGATAAAATTATGGAAAAAAAATCTCATTTACAAGTTGCATGTTTTAAAATTGGTAAAGAAAGTTATGGAGTTTCAATAGAGCATATTAGAGAGGTAATTAAAGTACCCTTAGAAGGTGTTTATGCAATACCTAATGTTCCTGATTATATTACAGGTATTTATAATCTTAGAGGAAATGTTATTCCTTTGATAAATTTAAATATTAGATTTAATATTCCTTCTGTTTATGCAACAGAAGAAGATAAACTTTTAGTAGGTTATTTAATAGTAAATATTCAAAATAAACTTTTAGGAATATTTGTAGATAAAGTATTAAAAGTTATTAGTTTTGATGTTTCAAGAATACAAGAGCCTCCTGCAACTTTACAAACTTTTGATAAAAAATATATATCTGGTGTTGTTAAGATTGAGAAAGAAGAAAATTTTGAGAGTGAATATTTAATTTTAATTGATATTGAACGAATATTTGATAAGGGCGAGTTTGAAAAGATTCCATATAAGGAGAATAATGAGTAG
- a CDS encoding SAM-dependent methyltransferase, whose amino-acid sequence MYNVFDEYSQKAKNEGYLARSVYKLIEIDKKFSLFSSGNILDIGASPGSFSQYAYANLKNGVLVAVDLNDVNLNFTSNFYFIKGNIYLDEVYQKIKIFSPYSLIVSDAAPSTTGNRLVDTSNSFNLNIRIFELACESLMRGGNLLIKVFQGGEEEQIFYKLKSCFRVVKKVRPKAVRKNSFEIYFLAKDFAKL is encoded by the coding sequence ATGTATAATGTTTTTGATGAATATTCACAAAAAGCTAAAAATGAGGGGTATCTTGCTAGATCTGTTTATAAATTGATTGAAATTGATAAAAAATTTTCTTTGTTCTCTTCTGGTAATATATTAGATATTGGAGCATCTCCTGGCAGTTTTTCTCAATATGCTTATGCTAATCTTAAGAATGGAGTGCTTGTTGCAGTTGACCTTAATGATGTAAATCTTAATTTTACTAGTAATTTTTATTTTATTAAGGGCAATATATATCTTGATGAGGTTTATCAGAAAATCAAAATTTTTTCACCTTATAGTTTGATTGTAAGCGATGCAGCTCCTAGTACTACTGGTAATAGATTAGTTGATACTAGTAATTCTTTTAATCTAAATATCAGAATATTTGAGTTAGCTTGTGAGAGTTTGATGAGAGGTGGAAATTTGTTAATTAAGGTTTTTCAAGGTGGTGAGGAAGAACAGATTTTTTATAAACTTAAGAGTTGTTTTAGAGTTGTTAAAAAAGTGAGACCTAAAGCTGTTCGTAAAAATTCCTTTGAAATTTATTTTTTAGCTAAAGATTTTGCTAAATTATAG
- a CDS encoding polyprenyl synthetase family protein, with protein MQNKSFLDKIEKNINNIFSKDYFLNLFTDKNLKLTLNIQESTINAIQAPAIEIINRGGKRIRPMLMILLAHALGYNNSDTENLYKISMLLELPHSGSLIIDDIEDGALKRRGKPSIHLIYGLDNSINTANLIYFLPAKLIQTSNLKTSQKLIIYENFFTTLSNLHLGQGIDITLHNGTYIPSIEEYISLVEHKTSSLFGMAGFLAGILTNNENKAKNLYNTFLNIGTYFQMIDDIKNIKDGVKGKDFGDDLIEGKKSLPIIYFLREKNFDNKIIHELAKIKNQPIDKVKEKILQFSNMINSSNAIQNSSILATSYLNKFIEELNSYKLINKYKDMIIKLVTKIKEDNQ; from the coding sequence ATGCAAAATAAATCATTTTTAGATAAAATCGAAAAAAATATCAATAATATATTTTCAAAAGATTACTTTCTAAACTTATTTACAGACAAAAACCTAAAACTAACACTTAACATACAAGAGAGTACAATAAATGCAATTCAAGCACCTGCTATTGAAATAATAAATAGAGGTGGAAAAAGAATCAGACCAATGCTAATGATTTTATTGGCACATGCACTAGGATATAACAACTCAGATACTGAAAATCTATATAAAATTAGTATGTTACTTGAATTACCTCACTCTGGAAGTCTCATTATCGACGACATAGAAGATGGTGCTCTTAAGAGACGTGGCAAGCCTTCTATTCATTTAATTTATGGATTAGACAACAGCATTAATACAGCAAATCTCATTTACTTTCTACCCGCAAAACTAATACAAACTTCAAATTTAAAGACAAGTCAAAAATTAATTATTTATGAAAATTTTTTTACAACTCTATCAAATCTTCATTTAGGACAAGGAATTGATATTACATTACATAATGGAACATATATTCCAAGTATTGAAGAATATATATCTTTAGTTGAACATAAGACAAGTTCTCTTTTTGGAATGGCTGGATTTTTAGCAGGAATACTTACTAACAATGAAAATAAAGCAAAAAATCTTTACAATACATTCCTAAATATTGGAACATATTTTCAAATGATAGATGACATTAAAAATATCAAGGACGGAGTTAAGGGAAAAGATTTTGGAGATGACTTAATTGAAGGGAAAAAAAGTTTACCTATAATATACTTTTTAAGAGAAAAAAATTTCGATAATAAAATTATTCATGAACTAGCAAAAATTAAAAATCAACCTATAGATAAAGTAAAAGAAAAAATATTACAATTCAGTAATATGATCAACTCATCAAATGCAATCCAAAATTCTTCAATTCTTGCAACGTCATATCTTAATAAATTTATAGAAGAATTAAATTCATACAAACTGATTAATAAATACAAAGATATGATAATCAAGCTTGTAACAAAAATAAAAGAGGATAACCAATGA
- a CDS encoding membrane protein: MFSIFLHSIIFAYLALGILYTERVGLLNISIEGISFLSVFLTSLFIYWGYGIFISVIMTICISLLFGCFLSFIAINGYNIFITGIGINILCNFLVRILMRANFNFIPGFSLNISNNIAIIFFVIFFFTFLSFSIYVINYSKVRVVFEFIRSNDYENVLGEQTSNYFKSFAIFVSVISASVAGSLLAINFNVYSYDLGLNNGWLAICILYIAFANPWLILPSSFFMVFIEYKFFNLQDYVNSYFALSLPFYMAILINVFAAFFRKTKLF, encoded by the coding sequence GTGTTTAGTATTTTTTTGCATTCTATAATATTTGCATATTTAGCTCTTGGTATTCTTTATACTGAGAGAGTAGGGCTTTTAAATATATCTATAGAGGGAATTTCTTTTTTGTCTGTTTTTTTGACTTCTCTTTTTATATATTGGGGCTATGGAATATTTATTTCAGTTATTATGACAATTTGTATTAGTTTACTTTTTGGTTGTTTTTTATCTTTTATTGCAATAAATGGTTATAATATTTTTATAACGGGTATAGGAATTAATATATTGTGTAATTTCTTGGTTAGAATTTTAATGAGAGCTAATTTCAATTTTATTCCAGGATTTAGTTTAAATATTTCCAATAATATTGCCATTATTTTTTTTGTTATATTTTTTTTTACTTTTTTAAGTTTTAGTATTTATGTAATAAATTATTCAAAAGTTAGGGTAGTATTTGAATTTATTCGTTCAAATGATTATGAAAATGTATTAGGTGAACAGACTAGTAATTATTTTAAGTCTTTTGCTATTTTTGTTTCTGTAATATCGGCAAGTGTTGCGGGTTCATTGCTTGCTATAAATTTCAATGTTTATTCTTATGATTTGGGATTGAATAATGGTTGGCTTGCTATTTGTATATTGTATATTGCATTTGCAAATCCCTGGCTTATTTTGCCAAGTTCATTTTTTATGGTGTTTATTGAATACAAATTTTTTAATCTTCAAGATTATGTTAATTCTTATTTTGCACTTTCTTTGCCTTTTTATATGGCTATATTGATTAATGTATTTGCTGCTTTTTTTAGAAAAACTAAATTATTTTAG
- a CDS encoding ABC transporter permease translates to MNTFRKEYILFMFSFSALCISYFFDGFFSFSYIKVILWNFMLLLLVATGISTCAKSNSLTLGDEGQVYFGAFLSYVFCDFCGLTYFNFILIMFLSSLLVGLIGIVPFLLTFFCGVNGMLTGLLMSYGNQRLVDGFISKLLSSNELLSQTKSINKIFARDVALPYLLVFSLLIWGCYVFIHKRTILGLKLEILSDRKTLSKFFSINEFKYKFCTVFTSAFLNGLVGAIFVIFFKNYLFLSLTSGLGWNGFVVAVVSGFNYIYVLCFSLFFAMLNEFNNYLKINYSFKYEFIGLYQAISIFIALFFINTGKK, encoded by the coding sequence ATGAATACATTTAGAAAAGAATATATTTTATTTATGTTTTCTTTTAGTGCGTTATGTATTAGTTATTTTTTTGATGGATTTTTTAGTTTTTCTTACATAAAAGTAATTTTATGGAATTTTATGTTGTTATTGTTAGTTGCAACAGGAATTTCAACTTGTGCTAAGAGTAATAGTTTAACTCTTGGTGATGAGGGTCAGGTTTATTTTGGAGCGTTTTTGTCTTATGTGTTTTGTGATTTTTGTGGGCTTACATACTTTAATTTTATATTAATAATGTTTTTAAGTTCATTATTAGTTGGACTTATAGGTATAGTTCCTTTTTTATTAACATTTTTTTGTGGAGTAAATGGTATGCTTACTGGTCTTTTGATGTCTTATGGAAATCAAAGGTTGGTGGATGGGTTTATATCAAAGCTTTTAAGTTCAAATGAACTTTTAAGTCAAACTAAAAGTATTAATAAAATATTTGCTCGTGATGTTGCTTTACCATATTTGCTTGTATTTAGTCTGTTAATTTGGGGATGTTATGTATTTATTCATAAAAGAACTATTTTGGGATTAAAACTTGAAATATTGAGTGATCGAAAAACATTAAGTAAATTTTTTAGTATTAATGAATTTAAATATAAGTTTTGTACAGTGTTTACCAGTGCTTTTTTAAATGGTCTTGTAGGTGCAATATTTGTAATTTTTTTTAAGAATTATTTGTTTTTAAGTTTAACTTCTGGACTTGGTTGGAATGGCTTTGTTGTTGCTGTGGTTTCGGGGTTTAATTATATTTATGTGTTATGTTTTAGTTTGTTTTTTGCAATGTTGAACGAATTTAATAATTATCTTAAAATAAATTATTCATTTAAGTATGAATTTATTGGTTTATATCAGGCCATTTCTATTTTCATTGCATTGTTTTTTATTAATACGGGTAAAAAGTAG
- a CDS encoding ATP-binding cassette domain-containing protein, whose translation MVEFKNIVKYFPDIERPILNSVNLRIEESKILTVIGRNGEGKSTLSKIIAGLVRFDSGEVFVNNIKQKNWNVDVAKNNGIYIVSQIPKLDMNLKVWEYLSIYWFDSKFFMPMNRSATYRYYKWLRQFYNIIFDLETRIQDLNIKEIYFLLIMSSLKKNAKIIIFDESVAYFSQKEAKEFIKLLQDLRKIGITSLFITHREISDAIKFSDEFIILQEGKCFRTTNKEIILNKLEIPSGKFIAVNSKRGEQNEEFIKFSLFFEDFWKYDINFSLKKRGILGIVAEEAAIKTWEKLFLGKIPFVGCIKMNGHRYENVDFNELKAGFLPLGIGNLFPDNITILDSFLSKIMSFENEIFIKKSTINKLKKFFKNDMEYCDSKILKTFYSKSVAFSGGTLKKLALFREKYITKSFLICFSPLSNLDYRAYIETSNFIRNFSNEKPVLLITPNLDELLLLSDDILAIKTGEVVLRLKREYVDKSTLKEMLFV comes from the coding sequence ATGGTAGAGTTTAAAAATATAGTAAAATATTTTCCAGATATTGAGAGACCTATCCTAAATAGTGTCAATTTAAGAATTGAGGAATCTAAAATTTTAACTGTTATTGGGCGAAATGGAGAAGGTAAGAGTACCTTATCAAAAATTATAGCTGGGCTTGTTCGTTTTGATAGTGGTGAGGTTTTTGTTAATAATATTAAACAAAAAAATTGGAATGTAGATGTAGCAAAGAATAATGGTATTTATATTGTATCACAGATTCCAAAGCTTGATATGAATTTAAAAGTTTGGGAATATCTTAGTATTTATTGGTTTGATTCTAAGTTTTTTATGCCAATGAATAGATCTGCAACTTATAGATATTATAAATGGCTTAGACAATTTTATAATATCATTTTTGATTTAGAAACAAGGATACAAGATTTAAATATTAAAGAAATATATTTTTTGCTTATTATGTCTTCCCTTAAAAAAAATGCAAAGATTATTATTTTTGATGAGAGTGTTGCTTATTTTTCTCAAAAAGAGGCAAAAGAATTTATTAAATTACTTCAAGATCTTAGAAAGATAGGTATTACTTCGCTTTTTATTACACATAGAGAAATTAGCGATGCCATAAAATTTAGTGATGAATTTATTATTTTACAAGAAGGAAAATGTTTTAGAACAACAAATAAAGAAATTATACTTAATAAACTTGAAATACCTTCTGGTAAATTTATTGCTGTAAATTCTAAACGTGGTGAACAAAATGAAGAATTTATAAAATTTAGTTTATTTTTTGAAGATTTTTGGAAATATGATATTAATTTTTCTTTGAAAAAGAGAGGTATTTTGGGCATTGTTGCAGAAGAGGCAGCAATAAAAACTTGGGAAAAGTTATTCTTAGGAAAAATACCATTTGTAGGATGTATTAAAATGAATGGACATCGATATGAAAATGTTGATTTTAATGAGCTTAAGGCAGGTTTTTTGCCTTTAGGAATTGGTAATTTATTTCCTGATAATATCACTATATTGGATAGTTTTTTATCTAAAATAATGAGTTTTGAAAATGAAATTTTTATTAAAAAATCTACCATTAATAAGCTTAAAAAATTTTTTAAAAATGATATGGAATATTGTGATAGTAAGATATTAAAGACTTTTTATTCTAAATCTGTGGCATTCTCTGGTGGAACTTTAAAAAAGCTTGCTCTTTTTAGAGAAAAATATATTACAAAAAGCTTTTTAATTTGTTTTTCACCTCTTAGCAATCTAGATTATAGGGCATATATTGAAACGTCTAATTTTATTCGTAATTTTTCTAATGAGAAGCCCGTACTTTTAATTACCCCTAATTTGGATGAATTGTTGCTTTTATCTGATGATATTTTGGCAATAAAAACAGGGGAGGTCGTGTTGAGATTAAAAAGAGAATATGTCGATAAGTCAACCTTAAAGGAAATGTTATTTGTATGA